A genomic region of Erythrobacter sp. SCSIO 43205 contains the following coding sequences:
- the recJ gene encoding single-stranded-DNA-specific exonuclease RecJ codes for MATRTLSNVLGVTQSIGGRAWVWRGGNMDCGDETYGLAADITEQLLVSRGVARDEIAKHAKPTMREFLPNPSEFRDMDEAAQRIAKAVLSGEKITVYGDYDVDGATSAALLIDLLRSLGVDAGYYIPDRLLEGYGPSGEALVKLAEDGSRLIITVDCGAMAHEALTMAKEAGVDVIVVDHHKCSPDLPPTVALVNPNRLDESDLAASHGHLAAVGVAFLLAIALVRTLRSQGYFNTRKEPDLMALLDLVALGTVADVAALHGLNRAFVAQGLKVLSRRDRIGMAALIDASRLKRAPIASDLGFALGPRINAGGRIGESTLGVRLLTTTDPEEARAIAEQLSALNEERRAIEAAVQEAAEAQLDGQHNMAVQVLSANGWHPGVIGIVAGRIKEKTGKPSIVIALDGQEGKGSGRSISGVDLGAAIIAAREEGLLVAGGGHAMAAGLTIEESNLAAFSEFLDTRLARDVEKARAAQSMQLDLSLSPGGLTPELVNTLDAAGPYGVGWPAPRIAVGPVRIVKADIVGKDHLRVIASGQDGQSFKAIAFRAAETEMAQTLMHRSAQRRFHLAGRVKIDDWGPRPAAELHLEDAAFAD; via the coding sequence ATGGCAACGCGTACCCTTTCCAATGTTCTTGGCGTCACACAATCCATCGGCGGCCGCGCCTGGGTTTGGCGCGGGGGCAACATGGATTGCGGCGATGAAACCTATGGACTTGCCGCTGACATTACTGAGCAATTGCTGGTCTCTCGCGGGGTTGCCCGAGATGAAATTGCCAAACACGCAAAGCCCACCATGCGCGAATTTCTGCCTAACCCGTCGGAATTTCGCGACATGGACGAAGCCGCTCAGCGTATCGCCAAAGCGGTACTGAGCGGTGAAAAGATCACTGTTTACGGCGACTATGATGTCGACGGGGCGACCAGCGCGGCATTGCTTATAGATCTGTTGAGGTCACTGGGCGTGGATGCGGGCTATTACATTCCTGACCGCCTGCTCGAAGGCTATGGGCCCAGCGGAGAAGCCTTGGTCAAATTGGCTGAGGACGGCTCCAGGCTGATCATCACGGTCGATTGCGGTGCCATGGCGCATGAAGCGCTGACGATGGCCAAGGAGGCCGGGGTGGATGTGATCGTCGTCGATCACCACAAATGTTCGCCAGACTTGCCCCCCACTGTTGCCCTCGTAAATCCAAACCGTTTGGATGAAAGCGACCTTGCCGCCTCACACGGGCATCTGGCCGCTGTGGGTGTCGCGTTCCTGCTCGCGATTGCGCTTGTGCGCACGCTGCGTTCGCAAGGCTATTTCAACACCCGCAAAGAGCCGGATCTGATGGCGCTTCTCGATCTTGTTGCGCTTGGCACGGTGGCTGATGTTGCGGCTTTGCACGGACTTAACAGGGCGTTTGTTGCGCAAGGGTTGAAAGTGCTCAGCCGGCGTGATCGCATCGGGATGGCCGCTTTGATTGATGCAAGCCGATTGAAGCGCGCGCCGATCGCCTCCGATCTTGGCTTTGCCTTGGGTCCGCGCATCAATGCAGGCGGGCGAATCGGGGAATCAACCCTTGGTGTGCGCCTTCTCACCACCACCGATCCCGAGGAAGCGCGCGCAATTGCAGAACAGCTGTCGGCTCTAAACGAAGAGCGCCGCGCCATCGAAGCCGCCGTGCAGGAGGCCGCAGAAGCACAGCTTGACGGGCAGCACAACATGGCGGTGCAAGTGCTATCGGCGAACGGTTGGCATCCCGGCGTAATTGGCATCGTGGCCGGGCGCATCAAAGAGAAGACCGGAAAACCCTCGATTGTCATCGCTCTCGACGGACAAGAAGGTAAAGGTTCGGGCCGCTCGATCAGCGGGGTGGACCTTGGCGCTGCGATCATTGCCGCGCGCGAGGAAGGCTTGCTGGTGGCAGGCGGCGGACACGCGATGGCGGCAGGGCTGACTATTGAAGAATCGAACCTGGCCGCTTTCAGCGAGTTCCTCGACACAAGGCTTGCGCGTGATGTTGAGAAAGCGCGTGCTGCTCAGTCGATGCAGCTTGATCTTTCGCTCTCCCCTGGCGGGCTCACCCCTGAACTTGTCAACACATTGGATGCCGCCGGTCCCTATGGCGTGGGCTGGCCTGCCCCGCGCATCGCGGTCGGTCCGGTGCGCATCGTCAAAGCCGACATCGTTGGTAAAGATCACTTGCGCGTCATTGCCAGTGGTCAGGACGGGCAAAGCTTCAAGGCCATCGCCTTTAGAGCCGCGGAAACCGAAATGGCGCAAACGCTCATGCACCGCAGCGCTCAGCGCCGATTCCATCTCGCAGGGCGGGTCAAGATTGACGATTGGGGCCCTCGCCCTGCGGCTGAATTGCACCTCGAAGACGCAGCTTTTGCCGATTAA
- a CDS encoding flavodoxin family protein yields the protein MDDASILLVIWHSRTNASEQMARAAAAHENAQIMRARDVRTEHILKAAGYLFVCPENLASMSGEMKEMFDANYYPVLGKIEGRPYASIIAAGSDGSGAQRQMDRIATGWRLKRVADPMIVNFDAQTPEDILAIKSVEERILEDCRELGLSMGEGIALGVF from the coding sequence ATGGACGATGCCTCCATTCTTCTTGTCATCTGGCACAGCCGGACCAACGCCAGCGAGCAGATGGCACGCGCCGCTGCAGCCCATGAAAACGCCCAGATCATGCGAGCGCGCGACGTGCGTACCGAGCATATTCTGAAAGCTGCGGGCTATCTCTTTGTATGCCCTGAAAATCTTGCCTCCATGAGCGGCGAGATGAAAGAGATGTTCGATGCCAACTACTACCCGGTCCTGGGCAAAATTGAGGGCAGACCCTATGCCTCGATTATCGCTGCGGGGTCGGATGGAAGCGGTGCGCAGCGACAAATGGACCGGATCGCTACCGGATGGCGCCTCAAGCGGGTGGCAGACCCGATGATTGTCAATTTTGACGCGCAAACGCCAGAAGACATTTTGGCAATTAAAAGTGTTGAGGAACGTATTTTGGAAGATTGCCGCGAACTTGGCCTCTCGATGGGCGAAGGGATCGCACTGGGCGTCTTCTAA
- a CDS encoding AHH domain-containing protein → MQGTRPCCATQTTITFQSVNRKSSPRYDPGLQRHHFLPKQILGKRYFSQMFASVGTVRVGFDDFRFNGLLLPATEKATLETGLPLHRGPHPIYNELVIERVGTIESRWAQVKRKNPEIAREEALERMRLLQRALRLRLITEEKTFVLNRNDPLGTGFDFATLDAMAETIWKST, encoded by the coding sequence GTGCAGGGTACGCGGCCCTGTTGTGCTACCCAAACCACAATCACCTTCCAGTCGGTTAATCGCAAAAGCTCCCCCCGATACGACCCCGGTCTTCAACGCCACCACTTTCTGCCCAAGCAAATCCTAGGGAAACGCTACTTCAGCCAGATGTTTGCAAGTGTCGGAACGGTGAGAGTTGGCTTTGATGATTTCCGGTTTAATGGACTTCTTCTGCCGGCTACGGAAAAAGCAACGCTTGAAACTGGCCTCCCGCTTCATCGGGGCCCGCATCCCATCTATAACGAGCTTGTCATTGAGCGGGTGGGCACGATTGAAAGCCGCTGGGCTCAGGTAAAGCGCAAAAACCCTGAGATAGCGCGCGAGGAAGCGCTTGAGCGGATGCGGCTGTTGCAAAGGGCGCTGCGCCTGCGGCTCATTACCGAAGAAAAGACGTTTGTCCTTAATCGTAATGACCCGCTTGGCACCGGGTTTGATTTTGCAACGCTTGATGCAATGGCCGAAACGATCTGGAAATCGACCTAA
- a CDS encoding nitronate monooxygenase family protein produces MSLPAPFDRLRLPLIGSPLFIVSGPELVIAQCKAGIIGSFPALNARPQSLLDEWLHQITEELAKHNRENPDRPAAPFAVNQIVHKSNDRVMEDMKTCEKWQVPLVITSLGARTEIFDAVRNWGGITMHDVINNRFANKAIEKGADGLIPVAAGAGGHAGVQSPFALVREIREWFDGLVALSGSIGHGASILAAQAVGADFGYCGSAFIATEEANADQAYKQGIVDGSAEGIVYSNLFTGVHGNYLRSSVENAGLDPDNLPESDPSKMNFGSGGNTKAKAWKDIWGSGQGIGAVKSVGTVEDMVARFEREYHEARARMLEVSDYSAWA; encoded by the coding sequence ATGTCCCTGCCCGCCCCGTTTGACCGTCTTCGCCTGCCTCTGATCGGTTCGCCATTGTTCATCGTCTCAGGCCCTGAGCTTGTGATTGCGCAGTGTAAGGCAGGGATCATCGGCAGCTTTCCAGCATTGAACGCGCGGCCTCAAAGCCTGCTCGACGAATGGCTCCACCAGATCACCGAAGAACTGGCCAAGCACAACCGAGAAAACCCGGATCGTCCGGCGGCTCCTTTTGCTGTCAACCAGATCGTCCATAAGTCGAACGACCGCGTGATGGAGGACATGAAAACCTGCGAGAAATGGCAGGTTCCCCTTGTCATCACCTCGCTTGGAGCGCGCACCGAAATTTTTGATGCCGTTCGCAACTGGGGCGGCATCACCATGCATGATGTCATCAACAACCGCTTCGCCAACAAAGCGATTGAGAAAGGCGCAGATGGTCTTATCCCCGTCGCGGCGGGCGCTGGTGGCCATGCCGGCGTGCAATCGCCCTTTGCCCTCGTGCGTGAAATTCGCGAATGGTTTGATGGGCTTGTTGCGCTTTCCGGCTCTATCGGACACGGCGCATCTATCCTTGCAGCGCAAGCCGTTGGCGCAGATTTCGGTTATTGCGGAAGCGCCTTTATCGCAACCGAAGAGGCAAACGCTGATCAAGCTTACAAGCAAGGGATTGTTGATGGGTCAGCAGAAGGCATCGTCTATTCAAACCTCTTTACAGGCGTTCACGGCAATTATCTGCGCTCTTCGGTTGAGAACGCAGGCCTTGACCCGGATAACCTTCCTGAAAGCGATCCTTCCAAAATGAACTTTGGCTCTGGCGGCAACACCAAGGCCAAGGCGTGGAAAGACATCTGGGGGTCTGGTCAGGGCATCGGCGCGGTCAAATCGGTTGGCACTGTCGAAGACATGGTCGCTCGTTTTGAGCGCGAGTATCACGAAGCGCGCGCGCGGATGCTTGAGGTAAGTGATTACAGCGCTTGGGCTTAG
- a CDS encoding amidohydrolase codes for MTETILDADLPIIDPHHHLWDLRPMLPMFPEPRHRFLETLIPVAHYTFDQFNEEVTSSGHNVIATVFMECGAFYNGAYGEAKKVVGEVEFVNGVAAQSASGLYGDARLCAGIVGHADLTLGAAAGEVLDALKAAAPTRFKGIRHQGAWDADPEVLGPPFHAPAELYRDATFREGFAELGKRGMSFDAWILEPQISDVTELARAFPDTPICLDHCGTPLGNASYAGKLEERFPIWREAIMELGKCENVMVKLGGLAMHNCDLPPEGPAAGWSSERLAPLWKPYIETCIEAFGPERAMLESNYPVDRWGASYAVLWNTFKRLTQSASEDEKAALYAGNAARFYGLEHLLD; via the coding sequence ATGACCGAAACCATTCTGGACGCCGACCTGCCGATTATCGACCCGCATCACCACTTGTGGGATTTGCGGCCCATGTTGCCGATGTTCCCGGAACCCCGGCACCGTTTTCTTGAGACGCTGATCCCGGTCGCGCATTACACCTTCGACCAATTCAATGAAGAAGTGACGAGCAGCGGCCATAACGTCATTGCTACCGTTTTCATGGAATGCGGCGCATTCTACAATGGCGCATATGGCGAAGCGAAGAAGGTTGTTGGCGAGGTCGAATTTGTAAACGGTGTGGCCGCGCAAAGCGCCAGCGGGCTTTATGGCGATGCACGCCTTTGCGCTGGTATCGTCGGCCACGCAGACCTCACTTTGGGTGCCGCTGCTGGCGAGGTGCTCGATGCGCTCAAAGCCGCCGCTCCGACGCGCTTCAAAGGCATACGTCATCAGGGAGCGTGGGACGCCGATCCCGAAGTGCTTGGCCCTCCCTTCCATGCGCCCGCTGAGCTCTATCGTGACGCGACCTTTCGCGAAGGTTTTGCAGAGCTTGGCAAGCGTGGAATGAGCTTCGATGCGTGGATTTTGGAGCCGCAGATCAGTGATGTCACTGAGCTGGCGCGCGCTTTCCCGGACACGCCGATCTGCCTTGACCATTGCGGCACCCCGCTTGGCAATGCGAGCTATGCTGGCAAGCTGGAGGAACGCTTCCCCATATGGCGCGAGGCGATCATGGAATTGGGCAAGTGCGAGAATGTAATGGTGAAGCTCGGCGGCCTTGCCATGCACAATTGCGATCTTCCTCCTGAAGGTCCGGCGGCAGGCTGGTCGTCTGAGCGTCTCGCTCCGCTTTGGAAGCCTTACATTGAGACGTGTATCGAAGCATTCGGCCCTGAGCGCGCCATGCTCGAAAGCAACTATCCAGTCGACCGTTGGGGCGCGAGCTATGCGGTCTTGTGGAACACTTTCAAACGGCTCACGCAATCCGCAAGCGAGGACGAAAAAGCAGCGCTTTATGCCGGCAACGCTGCGCGCTTCTATGGGTTGGAGCATCTGCTTGACTAA
- the leuA gene encoding 2-isopropylmalate synthase yields MAMLKNPSAKYRPFPQVNLPDRQWPARTITKAPRWLSTDLRDGNQSIIDPMDAVKKRRFFDLLVEVGVKEIEVGFPSAGATEFDFISGLVKSDAVPEDVLVQVLTQSREDLIRTSFDSLRGSRAAIVHLYNAVSPAWRDIVFRMSKDEVREIAVTGAKVMRDCACAQPDTDWHFQYSPETFSTAELDFSIEVCAAVMEVLQPTPDKPIILNLPATVEAATPNIYADQIEYFCKHLPNRESAVISLHTHNDRGTGVAAAELGLMAGADRVEGCLFGNGERTGNCCLVTMALNMYTQGVDPQLDFSDIDRVIETVEYCNDLPVHQRHPYGGELVYTAFSGSHQDAIKKGFEAHQAQNDELWRVPYLPIDPADLGRDYEAVIRVNSQSGKGGFAWVLEQDQGLKLPKKMQADFSKHVQAMADELGRELNAADIWEAFRTAYHVQTSDKKFQLVDYEESRGADGTRIFVGKIAVDGGEQSVSGRGNGLISSVVSTLEEAFDLDLKVLDYSEHALGTGRDANAAAYLMCQSGDRIIWGCGIDEDVATASVRAVLSAANSAVAS; encoded by the coding sequence ATGGCCATGCTGAAAAACCCATCTGCCAAATATCGTCCCTTCCCCCAAGTCAATCTGCCTGACCGCCAATGGCCCGCGCGCACGATTACGAAGGCGCCGCGCTGGCTCTCAACCGATTTGCGTGACGGCAATCAGTCAATCATCGACCCGATGGACGCGGTCAAAAAGCGGCGTTTTTTCGACCTGCTTGTCGAGGTGGGCGTCAAAGAGATCGAGGTCGGCTTTCCCAGCGCTGGTGCGACCGAGTTCGATTTTATCTCTGGCTTGGTGAAGTCCGACGCGGTGCCTGAAGATGTGCTCGTCCAAGTGCTCACGCAGAGCCGCGAAGACCTGATCCGCACCTCTTTCGACAGCCTTCGTGGGAGCCGCGCCGCCATCGTGCACCTGTATAACGCGGTGAGCCCTGCATGGCGCGACATCGTGTTCCGCATGAGCAAGGATGAAGTGCGCGAAATCGCCGTTACCGGCGCAAAGGTAATGCGCGATTGCGCATGCGCGCAGCCGGATACTGACTGGCATTTCCAATATTCGCCGGAGACTTTCTCAACAGCTGAGCTCGACTTTTCCATCGAAGTGTGCGCCGCCGTTATGGAAGTGCTCCAGCCAACGCCTGACAAGCCTATTATTCTCAATTTGCCAGCGACGGTCGAGGCGGCAACGCCCAATATCTACGCCGATCAGATTGAGTATTTCTGCAAGCACCTGCCGAACCGTGAGAGCGCGGTGATCAGCCTCCACACCCATAACGACCGAGGCACCGGCGTCGCAGCAGCAGAGCTTGGCCTGATGGCGGGTGCGGACCGGGTTGAAGGATGCCTGTTCGGTAATGGTGAGCGCACCGGCAATTGCTGCCTCGTCACAATGGCGCTCAATATGTACACGCAAGGCGTTGATCCGCAGCTTGATTTCTCCGACATCGATCGCGTGATCGAAACGGTCGAATATTGCAACGATCTGCCCGTCCATCAACGCCACCCCTATGGCGGCGAGCTTGTGTACACCGCCTTCTCCGGCAGTCACCAAGACGCCATCAAAAAGGGTTTCGAAGCGCATCAGGCGCAGAATGACGAGTTGTGGCGTGTGCCTTACCTGCCCATCGACCCGGCTGATTTGGGCCGCGATTATGAGGCGGTCATCCGGGTCAATTCGCAAAGCGGCAAAGGCGGCTTTGCCTGGGTTCTTGAACAGGATCAGGGCCTTAAACTGCCCAAGAAGATGCAGGCCGACTTTTCCAAGCACGTTCAGGCCATGGCCGACGAACTTGGGCGCGAACTCAATGCCGCTGACATTTGGGAGGCTTTCCGAACCGCCTATCACGTGCAGACCAGCGACAAGAAATTCCAGCTGGTCGATTACGAAGAAAGCCGAGGCGCGGATGGCACGCGCATTTTCGTTGGCAAAATCGCGGTTGATGGCGGCGAACAAAGCGTCTCAGGGCGCGGAAATGGCCTTATCTCAAGCGTGGTATCCACTCTTGAAGAGGCGTTCGACCTCGATCTGAAAGTGCTCGACTACTCCGAACACGCGCTTGGCACAGGCCGCGATGCGAACGCTGCCGCCTACCTTATGTGTCAATCAGGCGACCGGATCATTTGGGGCTGCGGCATCGACGAAGACGTCGCCACCGCCAGCGTGCGAGCTGTCTTGAGCGCGGCCAATTCGGCGGTCGCCAGCTAA
- a CDS encoding YHS domain-containing (seleno)protein — protein sequence MKTSLITLALMAGLAACSGAAETTSQDETAASQTAQSPALFADLGGENSGPIHTENKGDTLAVSGYDVVSYFTGDGVPVEGAEQFTVRYEGFDYRFASEENAQAFIEDPAKYAPAYGGYCAWAIGANNALAPGDPDVYEIVDGTLYLNFNEDVQARWEEDIPGFIESGNANYPTHSPDEHFKG from the coding sequence ATGAAGACATCTTTGATTACGCTCGCACTTATGGCCGGACTTGCTGCGTGCAGCGGCGCGGCCGAAACCACGTCACAAGACGAGACTGCTGCCTCGCAAACCGCGCAAAGCCCCGCTCTGTTCGCTGATCTTGGCGGGGAAAATTCTGGCCCGATCCATACTGAGAACAAGGGCGATACGCTCGCGGTTTCTGGCTATGATGTGGTGAGCTATTTCACCGGAGACGGCGTGCCAGTGGAAGGTGCTGAACAGTTCACCGTGCGCTACGAGGGCTTCGATTACCGCTTTGCCAGCGAAGAGAACGCTCAGGCCTTTATCGAAGACCCGGCCAAATACGCGCCCGCTTATGGTGGCTACTGTGCATGGGCAATTGGTGCCAATAACGCGCTCGCCCCCGGTGATCCCGATGTTTACGAGATTGTCGATGGGACGCTTTATCTGAACTTCAACGAAGATGTTCAGGCGCGATGGGAGGAAGACATCCCCGGCTTCATCGAAAGCGGTAATGCAAACTATCCCACGCACTCACCCGATGAGCATTTTAAAGGGTGA
- a CDS encoding I78 family peptidase inhibitor: MKRFACLLVPPLALSLAACGAEPTDNNVSADDFAARIKGNGAVGPAAQQQGAAPQDDQGQTAQGVQPAQLSPPVVAKPLPGAAPGAYVPGTLTDPNSATCGANLMGDYIGKEADLATKAAIRMAASGASEVRFVQPGQTIIPDPTSPRLSIMIDNLGIIRDARCG; the protein is encoded by the coding sequence ATGAAAAGATTCGCGTGTCTTCTGGTACCGCCATTGGCGCTGAGCTTGGCGGCTTGCGGGGCTGAGCCGACTGACAATAATGTCAGCGCTGATGATTTTGCTGCAAGGATCAAGGGGAACGGAGCGGTTGGTCCTGCTGCCCAGCAACAAGGGGCGGCACCGCAAGATGATCAAGGGCAAACTGCCCAAGGCGTTCAACCTGCGCAATTGTCCCCGCCGGTTGTTGCAAAACCACTCCCTGGCGCTGCGCCCGGCGCTTATGTTCCCGGAACTCTCACAGATCCGAACAGCGCAACCTGCGGTGCGAACCTTATGGGCGACTACATCGGCAAAGAGGCTGATTTGGCAACGAAAGCCGCGATCAGAATGGCGGCAAGCGGGGCAAGCGAAGTGCGCTTTGTGCAACCGGGCCAAACCATCATTCCCGACCCCACCAGCCCGCGCCTCAGCATTATGATCGACAATCTCGGCATAATCCGCGACGCGCGCTGCGGGTAG
- a CDS encoding alpha-hydroxy acid oxidase, producing the protein MKLSDCHNIDDFRKLAKARLPFPVFDYIDGAADDELTKARNTQSFDSVDLVPDVLAGVEEIDTSCTILGRKSALPLLLSPTAVQRAFHWQGETAVAKAAEKFGLWFGISSLATRSIEEIAELTSGPKMFQLYVHKDKGLNTHMIERCHAAKFDCIALTVDTIVSGKRERCLRSGFTTPPRFTPASVWSYATRPRWTLDYVFREKFRLPNLDTHVAEGSSKALSIADYFNTMLDTSMTWDTAAQIREQWGGTFVLKGVMSVADARRAVDMGADGIMISNHGGRQLDGSRAPFDQLEEIVDAVGGQIEIICDGGVRRGTHALKALCTGATAASGGRLYLYALAAAGQDGVERALSILKDEIERGMKLMGVTSVDQLTRDRLRNRPIR; encoded by the coding sequence ATGAAGCTCTCTGATTGTCACAATATCGACGACTTTAGGAAACTCGCCAAAGCGCGGCTCCCTTTCCCCGTGTTCGATTATATCGACGGGGCGGCTGATGATGAGCTGACTAAGGCGCGCAACACGCAAAGTTTCGATAGCGTTGATCTGGTGCCCGATGTGCTTGCCGGGGTGGAGGAGATTGACACATCCTGCACCATCCTTGGCCGCAAAAGCGCCCTGCCCCTTCTGCTTTCCCCCACGGCTGTCCAGCGCGCCTTTCATTGGCAAGGAGAAACCGCAGTAGCCAAGGCGGCGGAGAAATTCGGCCTATGGTTCGGGATATCAAGCCTCGCCACCCGCTCGATTGAAGAAATCGCAGAGCTCACCAGTGGGCCCAAGATGTTCCAGCTTTACGTTCACAAGGACAAAGGTCTGAACACTCATATGATTGAACGGTGTCATGCGGCGAAGTTTGATTGCATCGCCCTGACGGTCGACACCATCGTTTCGGGCAAGCGTGAAAGATGCCTTCGCAGCGGTTTCACCACCCCGCCCCGTTTCACGCCTGCAAGCGTTTGGAGTTACGCAACACGGCCGCGCTGGACGCTGGATTATGTGTTTCGCGAGAAATTCCGCCTGCCCAATCTCGATACACACGTCGCCGAAGGGTCGAGCAAGGCGCTGAGTATCGCGGATTATTTCAACACCATGCTCGACACCTCGATGACGTGGGACACCGCCGCCCAAATCCGCGAGCAATGGGGCGGCACATTCGTCCTTAAAGGCGTGATGAGCGTCGCTGATGCGCGCCGAGCGGTCGATATGGGCGCCGATGGGATCATGATTTCCAACCATGGCGGACGCCAGTTGGATGGCAGCCGCGCCCCTTTCGATCAGCTCGAAGAAATCGTCGATGCGGTCGGCGGCCAGATCGAAATCATTTGCGATGGCGGCGTGCGGCGCGGCACTCATGCGCTCAAGGCCTTGTGCACCGGAGCCACTGCGGCATCGGGCGGCAGGCTTTACCTTTATGCCCTTGCAGCGGCGGGGCAAGACGGGGTTGAGCGTGCTTTGTCGATCCTTAAGGATGAGATTGAGCGCGGGATGAAGCTTATGGGGGTGACGAGTGTCGACCAACTCACAAGAGATCGGTTGCGTAATCGCCCCATTCGATAA
- a CDS encoding DUF4329 domain-containing protein: MNLSSTRIIYALCAIAFVVILIRAYGNVKGPEALQATLPQAEVEAFAKEQLNAVQSRSFSENIELCGIIFESADATLGMGRKTGGSEATCDLIYYDEPGMVPVASFHTHGSYGPQYDSEVPSIQDIQSDMASGIDGYVATPGGRFWHIDHETGTARLICGEGCLVQDPKYRSCAADRIEQRYTVQSLAQRSNAPDPAC, translated from the coding sequence ATGAACCTGTCCTCCACCCGCATTATTTATGCCCTTTGCGCCATCGCTTTTGTGGTGATCTTGATCAGAGCCTATGGCAACGTAAAGGGACCAGAGGCGCTTCAAGCGACGCTCCCTCAAGCCGAAGTTGAAGCATTCGCCAAAGAGCAATTGAACGCAGTCCAGTCGCGTAGTTTTTCCGAAAATATTGAGCTTTGCGGCATTATCTTTGAAAGCGCCGATGCCACGCTTGGCATGGGGCGAAAGACGGGCGGATCAGAGGCGACCTGCGACCTCATCTATTACGATGAACCCGGAATGGTCCCGGTCGCAAGCTTTCACACGCATGGCAGCTATGGCCCGCAATATGATAGCGAAGTGCCGTCCATTCAGGACATTCAAAGCGATATGGCCAGCGGCATTGATGGCTATGTCGCAACGCCTGGGGGCCGTTTCTGGCACATCGATCACGAGACAGGCACCGCCCGGCTCATTTGCGGAGAAGGATGCTTGGTCCAAGATCCCAAATATCGCTCATGCGCAGCCGACCGGATTGAGCAACGCTATACAGTCCAATCGCTTGCGCAGCGTTCCAATGCGCCCGATCCCGCCTGCTGA
- the ilvC gene encoding ketol-acid reductoisomerase: protein MKVYYDADADLALVKSKKVAILGYGSQGHAHAQNLRDSGVAEVAIALREGSATAKKAEDAGFKVLSNSEAAEWADILMILAPDEHQAAIYADDIHGKMKPGSALAFAHGLNVHFGLIEAQDDIDVIMIAPKGPGHTVRSEYQRGGGVPCLIAVHQDASGSAKDVALSYASGVGGGRSGIIETNFREECETDLFGEQAVLCGGVTHLIQAGFETLVEAGYAPEMAYFECLHETKLIVDLLYEGGIANMRYSISNTAEYGDITTGPRIITEETKAEMRRVLDDIQSGRFVKNFVLDNRAGQPELKAARKRAEAHPIEKTGAELRAMMPWISANKLVDKTKN, encoded by the coding sequence ATGAAAGTCTATTACGACGCCGACGCGGACCTTGCGCTCGTCAAATCTAAGAAAGTCGCCATCCTCGGCTATGGCTCACAAGGCCACGCCCACGCGCAAAACTTGCGTGATAGCGGCGTTGCCGAGGTAGCTATCGCTCTTCGCGAAGGTTCTGCCACCGCGAAAAAGGCTGAAGACGCTGGCTTCAAAGTGCTTTCCAACTCGGAAGCTGCCGAGTGGGCAGACATTCTCATGATCCTCGCACCTGACGAACATCAAGCCGCAATCTATGCCGATGATATTCATGGCAAGATGAAACCCGGCAGCGCGCTGGCCTTTGCTCACGGCCTCAACGTCCACTTCGGCCTCATCGAAGCGCAAGACGACATCGACGTTATCATGATTGCGCCAAAAGGCCCCGGTCACACCGTGCGCAGCGAATATCAGCGCGGCGGCGGCGTGCCTTGCCTCATCGCGGTCCATCAGGATGCAAGCGGCTCTGCGAAAGACGTGGCGCTTTCCTACGCATCGGGCGTTGGCGGTGGGCGTTCTGGAATCATCGAAACCAATTTCCGCGAAGAGTGCGAAACCGATCTGTTCGGTGAGCAAGCCGTTCTGTGCGGCGGTGTCACTCACTTGATCCAGGCTGGTTTTGAAACACTGGTGGAAGCCGGATACGCCCCTGAAATGGCGTATTTTGAGTGTCTCCACGAAACCAAGCTGATCGTTGACCTCCTCTATGAAGGCGGGATTGCCAATATGCGTTATTCGATCTCGAACACCGCAGAATATGGCGACATCACCACGGGTCCGCGGATCATCACCGAGGAAACCAAAGCCGAAATGCGCCGCGTCCTTGATGACATTCAGTCGGGCCGTTTTGTGAAGAACTTCGTCCTCGACAACCGCGCTGGCCAGCCTGAGCTCAAAGCTGCTCGCAAGCGTGCTGAAGCTCACCCGATCGAGAAAACCGGCGCAGAGCTTCGCGCGATGATGCCTTGGATTTCAGCCAATAAGCTGGTCGACAAAACAAAGAACTAG